In a single window of the Candidatus Hinthialibacter antarcticus genome:
- a CDS encoding SpoIIE family protein phosphatase: MQSIFNDTALFVNMSNLFNYVNLALGFAILLYLRHFLSYQQIASRSSIATFVPILTPEQSYLFVTGFTLWTVVLFLETLRGSDYLVLPGSIRSFTTFFLHLTRPILLTASVMYIGQGLMFFAALPVKEGKEPPNLDRINWMRHIGVLMLGGLWLSVLFAGPSGFDSVAQWIWLQGALIIWQWGIILHTAIMMRHSIHPIKHMLVLLMIVWAINTPAEMAWYSIQDFEGRLLPSLLTLSSPASAWKTAAVTTVALMLFLSMLLRANFLYVQETFRRAASFKQEKEVMISFLQRISERSVLHTQDAQSPNEVSDIQGHDLERLLKLTLQFGKEVGAAKSGAIFVRDDLKDMLLERTTGVDKGKFLTAHAVFGLYPPHLDIGKLPESPDQQQSLIHEMVKAEKVSLGKGFVGLVAKNGRSVLIEDALEDEETPVVAPSPFVIQTQLAIPLNVQNRTIAVLSLVNKENGDEFSFEDEATLNALAEQAAIAVMNLIVHGHLRETERLERQIELASEVQKCLLPHSCPNTPGYDLAATSIPAQEVGGDYFDFVKLDEEHLLIVVADVSDKGIPGALNMATVRSVLRSLSSSNMNARDLLIAVNQFIQPDLPRGNFISMLLGILHIPSGQMDVARAGHEPLMVLRNKEENFESYAPAGIALGLVNGDLFASNIESETVNLNHDDIAVLYTDGITESMNHNWEEFSLQRFEQTLKQSRECNSQEMIDAVKERISRFTGGTPQHDDLTLVILKRTAFSPDEMVLQSQPDAPEGSQPTS, from the coding sequence ATGCAATCAATTTTTAATGATACCGCACTCTTTGTGAACATGAGCAATTTGTTCAATTACGTGAACCTTGCATTGGGGTTTGCGATTTTGCTGTATTTGCGTCACTTTCTCTCTTACCAACAAATAGCAAGCCGAAGCAGCATCGCGACGTTTGTTCCCATTTTGACCCCAGAACAGTCGTATCTATTCGTGACCGGATTTACTCTCTGGACCGTCGTACTCTTTCTCGAAACGCTGCGTGGTTCTGATTATTTGGTTTTGCCTGGCTCCATACGCTCCTTCACAACATTTTTCCTTCACCTCACCCGCCCGATCCTACTGACCGCATCCGTGATGTACATCGGGCAAGGGCTGATGTTTTTCGCCGCCTTGCCAGTCAAAGAAGGCAAAGAGCCGCCCAATTTAGACCGCATCAATTGGATGCGCCATATCGGCGTTCTCATGCTGGGCGGTTTATGGTTGTCGGTTCTTTTCGCCGGCCCGTCGGGTTTTGATTCGGTAGCACAGTGGATTTGGCTGCAAGGGGCGCTCATTATCTGGCAATGGGGCATTATCTTGCACACGGCAATCATGATGCGCCACAGCATCCACCCCATTAAGCACATGCTGGTCTTATTGATGATCGTCTGGGCCATCAATACGCCCGCTGAAATGGCGTGGTATTCCATTCAAGATTTTGAAGGCCGTCTGCTGCCCTCTCTTCTGACTTTGAGTTCACCGGCCAGCGCTTGGAAAACCGCTGCGGTTACGACCGTCGCGCTGATGCTGTTTCTTTCGATGCTGCTGCGCGCCAATTTCTTATATGTTCAGGAAACATTCCGTCGCGCCGCCTCGTTCAAACAAGAAAAAGAAGTCATGATTTCCTTTTTACAACGCATTAGTGAACGCTCTGTTTTACATACGCAAGACGCACAATCGCCAAACGAAGTTTCTGATATTCAAGGCCATGATCTTGAACGCTTGCTGAAACTTACGCTTCAGTTTGGCAAGGAAGTCGGCGCCGCAAAATCCGGCGCCATTTTCGTACGCGACGATCTCAAAGATATGTTGCTCGAACGTACGACCGGGGTGGATAAAGGCAAGTTTCTCACCGCCCATGCGGTTTTTGGGTTGTATCCGCCCCATTTAGATATTGGCAAACTGCCAGAATCGCCTGACCAACAGCAATCATTGATCCATGAAATGGTCAAAGCAGAAAAAGTTTCTCTTGGAAAAGGCTTTGTAGGTCTGGTCGCAAAAAACGGGCGCTCTGTGTTAATTGAGGACGCTCTCGAAGACGAAGAAACGCCAGTCGTCGCCCCTTCGCCTTTCGTGATCCAAACCCAGTTGGCGATCCCGCTGAATGTGCAAAACCGAACAATTGCGGTCTTGTCATTGGTCAACAAAGAGAACGGCGATGAATTTTCATTTGAAGATGAAGCCACCTTGAACGCGCTGGCCGAACAAGCGGCGATTGCGGTAATGAACTTAATCGTGCACGGGCACTTGCGAGAAACCGAACGGCTGGAACGCCAGATTGAATTGGCGAGCGAAGTTCAAAAATGCTTGCTTCCCCACTCTTGCCCAAATACGCCGGGGTATGATTTGGCAGCGACCAGCATCCCCGCTCAAGAAGTCGGCGGCGACTACTTCGACTTTGTAAAATTGGATGAAGAGCATCTACTCATTGTCGTCGCGGACGTTTCAGACAAAGGCATCCCCGGCGCATTGAATATGGCAACGGTCCGAAGCGTGCTCCGTTCGCTATCGTCTTCCAATATGAATGCGCGCGACTTGTTGATCGCCGTCAACCAATTTATTCAACCCGATCTGCCGCGAGGCAACTTCATCAGTATGTTATTGGGGATTTTGCATATCCCCAGCGGTCAAATGGATGTCGCCCGCGCAGGCCATGAGCCGCTAATGGTTCTTAGAAATAAAGAAGAGAATTTTGAATCCTACGCACCGGCAGGGATCGCGCTCGGCCTCGTAAATGGTGATTTGTTCGCATCCAACATCGAATCGGAAACGGTCAACCTCAACCATGACGACATCGCGGTTTTATATACGGACGGCATTACCGAATCAATGAATCACAATTGGGAAGAGTTCAGCCTGCAACGCTTTGAGCAGACTTTGAAACAGTCGCGGGAATGCAATTCACAAGAGATGATCGACGCCGTCAAAGAGAGAATTTCACGCTTCACCGGCGGTACGCCGCAACATGACGACTTAACATTGGTGATCTTAAAGCGCACGGCTTTCTCACCGGATGAAATGGTATTGCAATCACAACCCGACGCGCCAGAAGGCTCGCAACCGACGTCATAG